One Gloeomargarita sp. SKYB120 DNA window includes the following coding sequences:
- a CDS encoding nucleoside 2-deoxyribosyltransferase: MVKVYLAAPLFTLAEQSFNLSLAAYLKEQGLTVFCPQVECQGKEGEDIYRTCLDGLSNSDLVVAILDGADADSGTCWECGYAVAKGIPVVAVRTDFRRSGDTGGFNAMLYYSAAAIVEKSSDLFPTIARTIERLVGR, translated from the coding sequence ATGGTAAAAGTCTATCTGGCAGCGCCGCTCTTTACCCTAGCTGAACAAAGTTTTAATCTGAGTTTGGCTGCCTATCTCAAAGAACAGGGGTTAACCGTCTTTTGCCCACAAGTGGAGTGTCAGGGTAAAGAAGGAGAAGACATTTACCGAACCTGTCTCGATGGTCTGTCAAATTCTGACCTGGTGGTGGCGATTCTCGATGGCGCTGATGCCGATAGCGGTACATGCTGGGAATGCGGCTATGCCGTGGCTAAAGGGATTCCGGTCGTTGCCGTCCGTACTGACTTCCGCAGGTCAGGGGATACCGGTGGGTTCAATGCCATGCTTTACTACAGCGCGGCGGCAATTGTGGAAAAGTCTAGTGATCTATTTCCAACGATTGCTAGGACGATAGAAAGGCTCGTTGGTCGCTAG